In a single window of the Streptacidiphilus sp. P02-A3a genome:
- a CDS encoding aerial mycelium formation protein: MDELRSRRRQAQEDEADLSYLRRLLQGRVDILCAELARRTGRQALPDTLVDRLPEILADLPSRVRSSARHVTLGTPRSAEFRSLADELMDDIAFADPQAQTAAALQAACIRLTTHERAISLRRQGLQRTADECSAEITRRYREGEARVDDLLLGG; the protein is encoded by the coding sequence ATGGACGAACTGCGCTCCCGGCGCCGCCAGGCCCAGGAGGACGAGGCCGACCTCTCCTACCTGCGCCGCCTGCTCCAGGGGCGGGTGGACATCCTCTGCGCCGAGCTGGCGCGGCGCACGGGTCGGCAGGCGCTGCCGGACACCCTGGTCGACCGGCTGCCGGAGATCCTGGCGGACCTCCCGTCGCGGGTCCGCAGCTCCGCCCGGCACGTCACCCTGGGCACCCCGCGCAGCGCCGAGTTCCGCTCGCTCGCGGACGAGCTGATGGACGACATCGCCTTCGCCGACCCGCAGGCGCAGACCGCCGCCGCGCTCCAGGCCGCCTGCATCCGGCTGACCACGCACGAGCGGGCGATCTCGCTGCGCCGCCAGGGGCTACAGCGGACAGCGGACGAGTGCAGCGCTGAGATCACCCGCAGGTACCGTGAGGGGGAAGCGCGCGTAGACGACCTGCTCCTCGGAGGCTGA
- a CDS encoding sulfurtransferase, which yields MSRSDVLVSAEWVQENLDTPKVVIVEVDEDTAAYDKNHIRNAVRIDWKKDLQDPVRRDFVDQAGFEALLSAKGIANDDTVVLYGGNNNWFASYAFWYFKLYGHGDVRLLDGGRKKWELDSRELVKGEDVPNRPATEYQAQAQDTSIRAFRDDVVAAIGNKNLVDVRSPDEFSGRLLAPAHLPQEQSQRPGHVPSARNIPWSKNANDDGTFKSDEELKALYEAENVDLAQDTIAYCRIGERSALTWFVLHQLLGQTNVKNYDGSWTEYGSLVGVPIELGSN from the coding sequence ATGAGCCGCAGTGACGTACTCGTAAGCGCCGAGTGGGTCCAGGAGAACCTGGACACGCCGAAGGTGGTCATCGTCGAGGTCGACGAGGACACCGCCGCCTACGACAAGAACCACATCCGCAACGCCGTCCGGATCGACTGGAAGAAGGACCTCCAGGACCCGGTCCGCCGCGACTTCGTCGACCAGGCCGGTTTCGAGGCGCTGCTGTCGGCCAAGGGCATCGCCAACGACGACACCGTGGTGCTCTACGGCGGCAACAACAACTGGTTCGCCTCCTACGCGTTCTGGTACTTCAAGCTCTACGGCCACGGCGACGTGCGACTGCTGGACGGCGGCCGCAAGAAGTGGGAGCTCGACTCCCGCGAGCTGGTCAAGGGCGAGGACGTGCCCAACCGCCCGGCGACCGAGTACCAGGCGCAGGCCCAGGACACCTCCATCCGTGCCTTCCGGGACGACGTGGTCGCCGCGATCGGCAACAAGAACCTGGTCGACGTGCGCTCGCCCGACGAGTTCTCCGGCCGCCTGCTCGCCCCGGCCCACCTCCCGCAGGAGCAGTCGCAGCGCCCCGGCCACGTGCCCAGCGCCCGCAACATCCCGTGGTCGAAGAACGCCAACGACGACGGCACCTTCAAGTCGGACGAGGAACTGAAGGCGCTGTACGAGGCCGAGAACGTCGACCTGGCGCAGGACACCATCGCCTACTGCCGCATCGGTGAGCGCTCCGCGCTCACCTGGTTCGTGCTGCACCAGCTGCTCGGCCAGACCAACGTCAAGAACTACGACGGTTCCTGGACCGAGTACGGCAGCCTCGTCGGCGTGCCGATCGAGCTCGGCTCCAACTGA
- the dtd gene encoding D-aminoacyl-tRNA deacylase has product MRAVAQVVTEAKVTVGGEVVGSILGPGLCVLVGVTHEDTPEQAALLARKLWSVRVLEGEKSCSDLDAPLLVISQFTLYGDARKGRRPTWNAAAPGAVAEPLVDEVVAQLRALGATVETGRFGADMKVSLVNDGPFTLVLEF; this is encoded by the coding sequence ATGCGCGCAGTGGCTCAGGTAGTGACCGAGGCGAAGGTGACCGTCGGCGGCGAGGTGGTGGGCTCGATCCTCGGCCCCGGGCTCTGTGTCCTGGTGGGCGTCACCCACGAGGACACCCCGGAGCAGGCCGCGCTGCTGGCCCGCAAGCTGTGGTCGGTCCGGGTGCTGGAGGGCGAGAAGTCCTGTTCCGACCTGGACGCGCCGCTGCTGGTGATCAGCCAGTTCACCCTCTACGGCGACGCCAGGAAGGGACGCCGTCCCACCTGGAACGCCGCCGCGCCCGGCGCCGTCGCCGAGCCGCTGGTGGACGAGGTGGTGGCGCAGCTGCGGGCGCTCGGGGCGACCGTGGAGACCGGCCGCTTCGGCGCGGACATGAAGGTGTCCCTGGTCAACGACGGCCCGTTCACGCTGGTCCTGGAGTTCTGA
- a CDS encoding YbjN domain-containing protein, producing the protein MDSEDPRAAALAVLQAALEDSGLGWEQPDPHTLVVTLPGTRKLSTTCSLRVGEHTLSVNAFVVRRPDENHESFYRWLLERNTRAYGLAYAIDRLGDVYLVGRLPLAAVTAPEVDRLLGAVLTNADEPFNTLLELGFASAIKREWEWRTKRGESTRNLAAFTRLTGASEPSAPAAEPPEG; encoded by the coding sequence ATGGACAGTGAAGACCCCCGGGCCGCCGCCCTCGCCGTGCTCCAGGCCGCGCTGGAGGATTCGGGCCTGGGCTGGGAGCAGCCCGACCCGCACACCCTGGTGGTGACCCTGCCCGGCACCCGGAAGCTGTCCACCACCTGCTCGCTGCGGGTGGGCGAGCACACCCTGAGCGTGAACGCGTTCGTGGTGCGCCGCCCGGACGAGAACCACGAGAGCTTCTACCGCTGGCTGCTGGAGCGCAACACCCGGGCGTACGGGCTGGCGTACGCGATCGACCGGCTCGGCGACGTGTACCTGGTCGGGCGGCTGCCGCTGGCGGCGGTGACCGCGCCGGAGGTGGACCGGCTGCTCGGCGCGGTGCTGACCAACGCCGACGAGCCCTTCAACACCCTGCTGGAGCTGGGCTTCGCCTCGGCGATCAAGCGGGAGTGGGAGTGGCGGACCAAGCGCGGGGAGTCCACCCGCAACCTGGCCGCGTTCACCCGGCTGACCGGCGCGAGCGAGCCCTCGGCCCCGGCCGCCGAGCCCCCGGAGGGCTGA
- a CDS encoding glycosyltransferase, translating to MLSVHTSPLHQPGTGDAGGMNVYIVELSKRLAEQGIEVEIFTRTTSSDLAPTVELAPGVLVRHITAGPFEGLVKEDLPAQLCAFTHGVLRTEAGHRPGHYDLVHSHYWLSGQVGWLASERWGVPLIHTMHTMAKVKNAALAVDDTPEPAARIIGETQVVSAADRLIANTTEEADQLALHYEARPDQLAVVHPGVNLEVFRPASAAPTGVVGDAVSHPVGVREACAREAGARAAIRARLGLPLDATVLLFAGRIQPLKAPDVLVRAVAEMLRRDPTLRDRLVVPVVGGPSGSGLARPESLHKLAAQLGVSDVVRFHPPVGQTELADWYRAATALVMPSHSESFGLVALEAQACGTPVVAAAVGGLPVAVRDGETGLLVKGHDPRDWAVTLRRLIDDPGLAPRLGEAAARHAKAFGWAGAAADTAEVYTRALSDPARREAEQARR from the coding sequence ATGCTCAGCGTGCACACCTCCCCGCTGCACCAGCCGGGGACGGGTGACGCGGGCGGCATGAACGTCTACATCGTCGAGCTCTCCAAACGCCTCGCCGAGCAGGGCATCGAGGTGGAGATCTTCACCCGCACCACCTCCTCGGACCTCGCGCCGACGGTGGAGCTGGCGCCCGGAGTACTGGTCCGGCACATCACCGCCGGACCGTTCGAGGGCCTGGTCAAGGAGGACCTGCCGGCCCAGCTCTGCGCCTTCACCCACGGCGTGCTGCGGACCGAGGCCGGGCACCGGCCCGGCCACTACGACCTGGTGCACTCCCACTACTGGCTGTCCGGGCAGGTCGGCTGGCTGGCCTCGGAGCGCTGGGGGGTGCCGCTGATCCACACCATGCACACCATGGCGAAGGTCAAGAACGCCGCCCTGGCCGTGGACGACACGCCCGAGCCCGCCGCCCGGATCATCGGCGAGACGCAGGTGGTGTCCGCCGCCGACCGGCTGATCGCCAACACCACCGAGGAGGCCGACCAGCTGGCGCTGCACTACGAGGCCCGGCCCGACCAGCTGGCCGTGGTCCACCCCGGCGTCAACCTGGAGGTCTTCCGGCCCGCCAGCGCCGCCCCCACCGGCGTCGTCGGCGACGCGGTCAGCCATCCGGTCGGCGTTCGCGAGGCCTGCGCCCGCGAAGCCGGTGCCCGCGCGGCGATCCGCGCCCGGCTCGGGCTGCCGCTGGACGCCACGGTGCTGCTCTTCGCCGGACGCATACAACCGCTGAAGGCCCCGGACGTGCTGGTGCGCGCCGTCGCCGAGATGCTGCGCCGCGATCCCACGCTGCGCGACCGGCTGGTGGTGCCGGTCGTCGGCGGACCCAGCGGCAGCGGCCTGGCCCGCCCCGAGAGCCTGCACAAACTCGCCGCCCAGCTCGGCGTCTCCGACGTGGTGCGCTTCCATCCCCCGGTCGGGCAGACCGAGCTCGCGGACTGGTACCGGGCCGCGACCGCGCTGGTGATGCCCTCCCACAGCGAGTCCTTCGGCCTGGTCGCGCTGGAGGCCCAGGCCTGCGGCACGCCGGTGGTCGCGGCGGCCGTCGGCGGCCTGCCGGTGGCGGTCCGGGACGGCGAGACCGGCCTGCTGGTCAAGGGACACGACCCGCGCGACTGGGCGGTCACGCTGCGCCGCCTGATCGACGACCCGGGCCTGGCCCCCCGGCTGGGCGAGGCCGCCGCCCGGCACGCCAAGGCCTTCGGCTGGGCCGGGGCCGCCGCCGACACCGCCGAGGTGTACACCCGGGCACTGTCCGACCCGGCACGGCGCGAGGCCGAGCAGGCACGGCGGTAG
- a CDS encoding putative leader peptide — MTAALGLPSIDSMKRQADLTKRRAVDLCRVSACLCRMR; from the coding sequence ATGACAGCGGCTCTCGGGTTGCCTAGCATCGACAGCATGAAGCGACAGGCGGATCTCACGAAGCGGCGGGCGGTCGACCTGTGCCGCGTGTCTGCCTGCCTGTGTCGAATGCGCTGA
- a CDS encoding folate-binding protein YgfZ, with product MTRPSSPLLSLPGAVAADGVDAPVAAHYGELFREQRELAAGRGFVDLSHRGVVTVSGPDRLSWLHLLLTQHVSELPPGQATEALILSPNGHIEHALYLVDDGATTWAHVEPGTEPELVAYLEKMKFFNDVEITAATDAYAVVHLPAGSTADASAAAAVRELPYGRDLFLPRAELAAATAGYGAPAGLWAYEALRIEAYRPRLGFETDHRTIPHELGWLETAVHLNKGCYRGQETVARVNNLGRPPRRLVFLHLDGSMEALPEHGAPVRGAADGADGRPVGFVTSAARHHELGPVALALVKRNTEVDLPLLAGAVPATQEVIVPR from the coding sequence GTGACCAGGCCCTCCAGCCCGCTGCTCTCCCTGCCCGGCGCCGTCGCCGCCGACGGCGTGGACGCCCCCGTGGCCGCGCACTACGGCGAGCTGTTCCGCGAGCAGCGGGAGCTGGCGGCCGGGCGCGGCTTCGTCGACCTCTCCCACCGGGGCGTGGTCACCGTCTCCGGCCCGGACCGGCTGAGCTGGCTGCACCTGCTGCTGACCCAGCACGTCAGCGAGCTGCCGCCGGGGCAGGCCACCGAGGCGCTGATCCTCTCCCCGAACGGCCACATCGAGCACGCGCTGTACCTGGTCGACGACGGCGCCACCACCTGGGCGCACGTCGAGCCGGGCACCGAGCCGGAGCTGGTGGCGTACCTGGAGAAGATGAAGTTCTTCAACGACGTCGAGATCACCGCCGCCACCGACGCCTACGCGGTGGTGCACCTGCCGGCCGGGTCCACCGCCGACGCCTCCGCCGCCGCGGCCGTCCGCGAGCTGCCGTACGGGCGGGACCTGTTCCTGCCCCGGGCCGAGCTGGCCGCCGCGACCGCCGGGTACGGCGCCCCGGCCGGGCTGTGGGCCTACGAGGCGCTGCGGATCGAGGCCTACCGGCCGCGGCTGGGCTTCGAGACCGACCACCGGACCATCCCGCACGAGCTGGGCTGGCTGGAGACGGCGGTGCACCTGAACAAGGGCTGCTACCGGGGACAGGAGACGGTCGCCCGGGTCAACAACCTCGGCCGCCCGCCGCGCCGCCTGGTGTTCCTGCACCTGGACGGCAGCATGGAGGCGCTGCCGGAGCACGGCGCGCCGGTCCGGGGCGCCGCGGACGGCGCCGACGGCCGCCCGGTCGGCTTCGTGACCTCCGCCGCCCGGCACCACGAGCTGGGGCCGGTGGCGCTGGCGCTGGTCAAGCGCAACACCGAGGTGGACCTCCCGCTGCTGGCCGGCGCCGTGCCGGCGACGCAGGAGGTCATCGTCCCGCGGTAG
- a CDS encoding PP2C family protein-serine/threonine phosphatase, protein MPAIESAHEPHPSAPTGTPIPRPRLAPVPAVLTGEPALAVQAVRPVPAAPAESTASASGPVFGVDSVFVGAPAAPLSVLVIDDDPEDAESVRNLLAEVASDVRVRWARNLDQASAMLTVDTACILLDLELPDGGGLEGLRRLLRRAPRTAVLAVTGTADVYLGAAAVAAGAQDFLVKQEMDGRLLSRAVRYAVERKRADESQRRLVEAELRGQENARLQRHLLPTPLLEGSGFTFHARYRPGRRRALLGGDFYDAVRTSDGSVHVVIGDVCGHGPDEAALGVALRIAWRTLVFAGLTGEALLGTLQRVLEHERRSEEIFATLCMLAIDPDGEYAELHLAGHPAPLLLREFRPPELLPYDNGGPALGLLPLDGPAEVEQWPPTKVRLGEEWSLMLYTDGLIEGRIGAGTRRLGQEGLIGMIADHQQSGLRDELLIDTAMSEVEDLNGGALADDVAVLLLSRPPAVVHG, encoded by the coding sequence ATGCCCGCCATCGAGAGCGCGCACGAGCCGCATCCGAGCGCGCCCACCGGCACGCCCATACCGCGCCCGCGTCTCGCCCCGGTACCGGCCGTTCTCACCGGCGAGCCCGCCCTCGCCGTCCAGGCCGTGCGCCCGGTACCGGCCGCCCCCGCGGAGTCGACCGCGTCCGCGTCCGGGCCGGTCTTCGGCGTCGACTCGGTCTTCGTCGGCGCGCCCGCTGCGCCGCTGTCGGTCCTGGTCATCGACGACGACCCGGAGGACGCCGAGAGCGTCCGCAACCTGCTCGCCGAGGTCGCCTCGGACGTCCGGGTCCGCTGGGCGCGCAACCTCGACCAGGCGTCGGCGATGCTCACCGTCGACACCGCCTGCATCCTGCTCGACCTCGAACTCCCCGACGGCGGCGGCCTGGAGGGCCTGCGCAGGCTGCTGCGCCGGGCCCCGCGCACGGCGGTCCTCGCCGTCACCGGCACCGCCGACGTCTACCTGGGCGCCGCCGCGGTCGCTGCCGGAGCCCAGGACTTCCTGGTGAAGCAGGAGATGGACGGTCGACTGCTCAGCCGCGCGGTCCGCTACGCGGTGGAACGCAAGCGCGCCGACGAGTCCCAGCGCCGCCTGGTCGAGGCCGAGCTGCGCGGCCAGGAGAACGCCCGGTTGCAGCGGCACCTGCTGCCCACCCCGCTGCTCGAAGGCTCCGGGTTCACCTTCCACGCCCGCTACCGGCCCGGCCGCCGCCGCGCGCTGCTCGGCGGCGACTTCTACGACGCCGTCCGCACCTCGGACGGCAGCGTCCACGTGGTGATCGGCGACGTCTGCGGCCACGGCCCGGACGAGGCCGCCCTCGGCGTCGCGCTGCGGATCGCCTGGCGCACCCTGGTCTTCGCGGGCCTGACCGGTGAGGCGCTGCTGGGCACCCTGCAGCGGGTGCTCGAACACGAGCGCCGCAGCGAGGAGATCTTCGCGACCCTGTGCATGCTCGCGATCGACCCCGACGGCGAGTACGCCGAGCTGCACCTCGCCGGGCACCCGGCGCCGCTGCTGCTCCGCGAGTTCCGCCCGCCGGAGCTGCTGCCGTACGACAACGGCGGCCCGGCGCTCGGCCTGCTGCCGCTGGACGGCCCGGCCGAGGTCGAGCAGTGGCCGCCGACCAAGGTCCGGCTCGGCGAGGAGTGGAGCCTGATGCTCTACACCGACGGGCTGATCGAGGGCCGGATAGGCGCGGGCACGCGGCGGCTCGGGCAGGAGGGGCTGATCGGCATGATCGCCGACCACCAGCAGAGCGGGCTCCGTGACGAGCTGCTGATCGACACCGCGATGTCCGAGGTCGAGGACCTCAACGGCGGCGCGCTGGCGGACGACGTCGCGGTGCTGCTGCTCAGCCGCCCGCCCGCGGTCGTCCACGGCTGA
- a CDS encoding FABP family protein: MIEIPSGLHRDVVSLAFLLGTWEGAGVYAALPGQGDPETAKCNFGQELVFRHDGRPFLEFRSRSWVLDAEGAKVRPLETESGFWRVTSNQQGTTGAREIECSLVRDDGTVEIWYGELADGKPQIELVTDAVARVADSAPYSGGKRLYGLVNGELMWVGEKSAPEVPLQPYMSGQLKKVLNPARLVEDIADLPDDGIAFFR, from the coding sequence ATGATCGAGATCCCGTCCGGCCTGCACCGGGACGTCGTCTCCCTGGCCTTCCTGCTGGGCACCTGGGAGGGCGCCGGGGTGTACGCCGCGCTCCCCGGGCAGGGCGACCCGGAGACCGCCAAGTGCAACTTCGGCCAGGAGCTCGTCTTCCGGCACGACGGCCGTCCGTTCCTGGAGTTCCGCTCCCGCAGCTGGGTGCTGGACGCCGAGGGCGCGAAGGTCCGGCCGCTGGAGACCGAGAGCGGCTTCTGGCGGGTCACCAGCAACCAGCAGGGCACCACCGGCGCCCGCGAGATCGAGTGCTCGCTGGTGCGCGACGACGGCACCGTGGAGATCTGGTACGGCGAGCTGGCGGACGGCAAGCCGCAGATCGAGCTGGTCACCGACGCGGTGGCACGGGTGGCCGACAGCGCTCCGTACTCCGGTGGCAAGCGGCTGTACGGGCTGGTCAACGGCGAGCTGATGTGGGTGGGCGAGAAGTCCGCGCCCGAGGTGCCGTTGCAGCCGTACATGTCGGGCCAGCTCAAGAAGGTGCTGAACCCCGCGCGCCTGGTCGAGGACATCGCCGACCTCCCGGACGACGGCATCGCCTTCTTCCGCTGA
- a CDS encoding DUF1416 domain-containing protein translates to MCGAKAGGPELAGVDVASETIIQGSVTRDGEPVSGYVRLLDEGGEFTAEVPTSATGQFRFFAAPGTWTLRALVPGATVDRVVAATRGAVAEVAIAV, encoded by the coding sequence ATGTGTGGTGCGAAGGCCGGCGGCCCCGAACTGGCAGGAGTTGACGTGGCGAGTGAGACGATCATCCAGGGCTCGGTGACCCGGGACGGTGAGCCGGTCAGCGGCTACGTGCGGCTGCTGGACGAGGGCGGCGAGTTCACCGCCGAGGTCCCGACCTCCGCGACCGGACAGTTCCGCTTCTTCGCGGCCCCGGGAACCTGGACGCTGCGCGCCCTGGTTCCCGGCGCGACCGTGGACCGCGTCGTCGCCGCGACCCGCGGCGCCGTGGCCGAGGTCGCGATCGCGGTCTGA
- a CDS encoding O-acetyl-ADP-ribose deacetylase — translation MMEITLIEGDITEQRVDAVVNAANSSLLGGGGVDGAIHRRGGPEVLAACRALRASHYGKGLPTGRAVATTAGRLPARWVIHTVGPVYAPGDPDRADLLASCYRESLRVAAGLDVRTLALPAVSTGVYGWPMADAARIALTTVRAWAEAAAAAGTAGTGEAGGGLVEARFVLFDDAAYRVFERIRAELGDLGEGAGHGSMVD, via the coding sequence GTGATGGAGATCACCTTGATCGAGGGTGACATCACCGAGCAGCGGGTGGACGCCGTGGTGAACGCCGCGAACTCCTCGCTGCTGGGCGGCGGCGGGGTGGACGGCGCGATCCACCGCCGGGGCGGCCCGGAGGTGCTGGCGGCCTGCCGCGCGCTGCGTGCCTCGCACTACGGCAAGGGCCTGCCGACCGGCCGCGCGGTGGCCACCACCGCCGGGCGGCTGCCGGCCCGCTGGGTGATCCACACCGTCGGCCCGGTCTACGCCCCGGGCGACCCGGACCGGGCGGATCTGCTGGCCTCCTGCTACCGGGAGTCGCTGCGGGTCGCCGCCGGTCTGGACGTGCGCACGCTGGCTCTGCCCGCCGTCTCGACCGGGGTCTACGGCTGGCCCATGGCCGACGCCGCGCGCATCGCACTGACCACCGTCCGCGCCTGGGCCGAGGCTGCGGCGGCGGCCGGGACAGCCGGGACAGGCGAGGCGGGCGGCGGGTTGGTCGAGGCGCGCTTCGTGCTGTTCGACGACGCGGCGTACCGGGTGTTCGAGCGGATCCGGGCGGAACTGGGTGACCTGGGTGAGGGGGCGGGCCATGGGTCCATGGTGGACTGA
- a CDS encoding DUF3099 domain-containing protein: MKSLRRRHVYFALMGTCLVIILLAWNLVRFWSVTAAVVMSGVAMVIPPVAAIIANSRGPDFHWWDEEDDPQDQNWWDQWDDKD; this comes from the coding sequence ATGAAGTCGTTGCGCCGTCGGCACGTCTACTTCGCCCTGATGGGCACCTGCCTGGTGATCATCCTGCTGGCCTGGAACCTGGTGCGCTTCTGGTCGGTGACGGCCGCCGTGGTGATGAGCGGGGTGGCCATGGTGATCCCGCCGGTCGCCGCCATCATCGCCAACAGCCGGGGCCCGGACTTCCACTGGTGGGACGAGGAGGACGACCCGCAGGACCAGAACTGGTGGGACCAGTGGGACGACAAGGACTAG
- a CDS encoding class I SAM-dependent methyltransferase — MDRWIAAELAPALRRARSAPVAVDLGYGAAPWTAVELYQRLAAERADVRVVGIEIEPERVAVAQRYARPPGLTFRRGGFEVPLDGAAAAGGALLIRAANVLRQYEEAQVADAWALLCGRLAPGGLLVEGTCDEIGRRQVWVALDRSGPRTVTFAARLGGLDRPSDLAERLPKALIHRNVPGEPVHAFLRDLDRAWASAAPYGDFGARQRWIAMARTVATDWPVVGGPRRWRLGELTVRWDAVAPGG; from the coding sequence ATGGACCGCTGGATCGCGGCCGAGCTGGCCCCGGCGCTGCGCCGGGCGCGGTCCGCGCCGGTCGCGGTGGACCTCGGCTACGGCGCGGCGCCGTGGACCGCGGTGGAGCTGTACCAGCGGCTGGCGGCGGAGCGGGCCGACGTCCGGGTGGTCGGCATCGAGATCGAGCCGGAGCGGGTGGCGGTCGCCCAGCGCTACGCCCGGCCGCCGGGGCTGACCTTCCGCCGGGGCGGCTTCGAGGTGCCGCTGGACGGCGCGGCGGCGGCCGGGGGCGCGCTGCTGATCCGGGCCGCGAACGTGCTCAGGCAGTACGAGGAGGCCCAGGTCGCGGACGCCTGGGCGCTGCTGTGCGGGCGGCTGGCGCCGGGCGGGCTGCTGGTCGAGGGCACCTGCGACGAGATCGGCCGCCGCCAGGTCTGGGTGGCGCTGGACCGTTCGGGTCCGCGCACGGTGACCTTCGCGGCCCGGCTGGGCGGGCTCGACCGCCCGTCCGACCTGGCCGAGCGGCTGCCGAAGGCGCTGATCCACCGGAACGTGCCGGGCGAGCCGGTGCACGCCTTCCTGCGCGACCTGGACCGGGCCTGGGCCTCGGCCGCGCCGTACGGGGACTTCGGTGCCCGGCAGCGCTGGATCGCGATGGCGCGGACGGTCGCCACGGACTGGCCGGTGGTCGGCGGTCCGCGCCGGTGGCGGCTGGGCGAGCTCACCGTCCGCTGGGACGCGGTGGCGCCGGGCGGCTGA
- a CDS encoding asparaginase: MTTPSTHQAAGLAAAPTAVLAEVVRSGFTEGRHRGSLVVLAADGSVELSLGSPEQPVFPRSSNKPMQAAGILRTGLELDGELLALAAASHSAESFQLDGVRRILAGAGLGVGALQTPASWPLDEAEQEAWIRSGGHPEPILMDCSGKHAAMLAACVANDWDTASYLDPAHPLQRQVLESVQRLTGETVGTVGTDGCGAPLLAVSLIGLARAFRALLLADPGTPERRVADAMRAHPEYVGGTRRIDTWLMRGVPGALSKMGAEAVQVVALPDGRALAFKIEDGADRAVGPVLAALLRRLGVTATGDALGRIGCAPLFGGGRPVGEIRATV; this comes from the coding sequence ATGACCACCCCCAGCACGCACCAGGCCGCCGGCCTGGCCGCCGCCCCGACCGCCGTGCTGGCGGAGGTGGTCCGCTCCGGGTTCACCGAGGGGCGGCACCGGGGCTCGCTGGTGGTCCTGGCCGCCGACGGCTCGGTCGAGCTCTCGCTCGGCTCCCCGGAGCAGCCGGTCTTCCCCCGGTCCAGCAACAAGCCGATGCAGGCCGCCGGGATCCTGCGGACCGGCCTGGAGCTGGACGGCGAGCTGCTGGCGCTGGCCGCCGCCAGCCACTCAGCGGAAAGCTTTCAGCTGGACGGCGTCCGGCGGATCCTGGCCGGGGCCGGGCTGGGCGTCGGCGCCCTGCAGACCCCCGCCTCCTGGCCGCTGGACGAGGCCGAGCAGGAGGCCTGGATACGCTCCGGCGGCCACCCGGAGCCGATCCTGATGGACTGCTCGGGCAAGCACGCCGCGATGCTCGCGGCCTGCGTCGCCAACGACTGGGACACCGCGAGCTACCTCGACCCGGCCCACCCGCTCCAGCGGCAGGTGCTGGAGAGCGTTCAGCGGCTCACCGGCGAGACCGTGGGGACGGTCGGCACCGACGGCTGCGGCGCCCCGCTGCTGGCGGTCAGCCTGATCGGCCTGGCCCGCGCCTTCCGGGCGCTGCTGCTGGCCGACCCGGGCACCCCCGAACGCCGGGTCGCCGACGCCATGCGCGCCCACCCGGAGTACGTCGGCGGCACCCGCCGGATCGACACCTGGCTGATGCGCGGCGTCCCCGGCGCGCTGTCCAAGATGGGCGCGGAGGCGGTCCAGGTGGTCGCCCTGCCGGACGGCCGGGCCCTGGCCTTCAAGATCGAGGACGGCGCCGACCGGGCCGTCGGACCGGTGCTCGCCGCCCTGCTGCGCCGCCTCGGCGTCACCGCGACCGGCGACGCCCTGGGCCGGATCGGCTGCGCCCCGCTGTTCGGCGGCGGCCGACCGGTCGGCGAGATCCGCGCGACGGTGTGA
- a CDS encoding DsrE family protein, translating into MSKKLVIKVTAGADAPERCSQAFTVAAVAVASGVEVSLWLTGESSWFALPGRAAEFELPHAAPLPELLESLLAAGRVTLCTQCAARRGITQAEVLDGVRIAGAQVFVSEVMADDVQALVY; encoded by the coding sequence ATGTCGAAGAAACTGGTCATCAAGGTCACCGCCGGGGCCGACGCGCCGGAGCGCTGCTCACAGGCGTTCACGGTGGCGGCGGTCGCCGTCGCCAGCGGGGTGGAGGTGTCGCTCTGGCTGACCGGGGAGTCCAGCTGGTTCGCGCTGCCGGGGCGGGCCGCCGAGTTCGAGCTGCCGCACGCGGCACCGCTGCCGGAGCTGCTGGAGTCGCTGCTGGCCGCCGGGCGGGTGACGCTGTGCACCCAGTGCGCGGCGCGGCGCGGGATCACCCAGGCGGAGGTGCTGGACGGGGTGCGGATCGCGGGCGCCCAGGTGTTCGTCAGCGAGGTGATGGCGGACGACGTGCAGGCGCTGGTCTACTGA
- a CDS encoding Fur family transcriptional regulator, with protein MSGIDWQSDLRARGYRLTPQRQLVLQAVGALEHATPDDILNEVRRTATGVNISTVYRTLDLLEELDLVSHAHLGHGAPTYHLADHDQHLHLVCRDCEQVTETDMAIAAPFVESLRAAHGFETDMKHFAIFGRCADCTGKRKTPDPSSPKDADT; from the coding sequence GTGAGTGGCATCGACTGGCAGAGCGACCTCCGGGCGCGGGGCTACCGGCTCACGCCGCAGCGCCAACTGGTGCTGCAAGCCGTGGGCGCGCTGGAGCACGCCACCCCGGACGACATCCTGAACGAGGTGCGGCGCACCGCCACCGGCGTGAACATCTCCACGGTCTACCGGACGCTGGACCTGCTGGAGGAGCTGGACCTGGTCTCGCACGCCCACCTCGGCCACGGCGCGCCGACGTACCACCTGGCGGACCATGACCAGCATCTGCACCTGGTGTGCCGGGACTGCGAGCAGGTCACCGAGACCGACATGGCGATCGCCGCGCCGTTCGTGGAATCCCTGCGGGCCGCCCATGGTTTTGAGACTGACATGAAGCACTTCGCCATCTTCGGGCGCTGTGCCGACTGCACCGGCAAGCGGAAGACCCCCGACCCCAGCTCCCCGAAGGACGCCGACACGTGA